In Antechinus flavipes isolate AdamAnt ecotype Samford, QLD, Australia chromosome 6, AdamAnt_v2, whole genome shotgun sequence, the sequence tccttattttccaaCTGTCAACTCTCATCCACCGAAACTACTGTTTCTTTAACTACcgcattattttgttttaagaataaattttgaCATGTACATATCTAGAACTTAAATTTGATGAGAATAAGAAGTTTGGGATTTTGTCTTTGTACAAATAATGTTTAACATAGGTGTGCCTGATACTCAGAAGGGACTTAATTAATGCTTGGTAAGGTATTGATTGAATCACAGATTAAATGGATCATATATTGGTATTGGAAGGATGGTGTATTGAttgcttatttaatttctttttctaaaatgggactacttaagtaatttatttcttcctctgttaatctgggcaatctatatttttgtaactattcatccatttcacttagattatcagatttattagcatacagttgggtaaaatagctcctaattaatGATGTTGATTGATATAATTGAGAGAGGCAGAGGGTCTTCCCTTAGAGGTCCCTTAGCAGACCATAGCCTCACTGGGCCTTGGCTGGTGAGATGGGATTTGCCAGGTCCAGTCTAGTGATGATGCTTCTTTCTCACCACAACTGTCTTGGAGCTAGAAGTCTTTCTAGCTTGGAAAGCATCTGCCAGGGCCTGGACCATGTGAGGGGCAAGAAGTATACTCTGGACCTTGCATTgacaaaaggaagagggaaacaCTTAGGAGAAGTAAGTGTACTGATGCTATAGGTGAACACAAAGCAataatctgatcatgtcactcccctgctcaagaaactgaaatggctccctattacttctcaGAGCAAatagaaaatgctcagtttggatTTTAAAGATCTTTATCAAGTAGCTACAAATGACCTCTCCAGCTCTATTACTAATAATTCCTGGTTTTGTCTATGGTCCAGTCAAAATTGCTTGCTAATCCTCCCAGATGATATTGCATTTCCAGTCTTCATGCTTTTGCCCAAGCTTTGTCCCACTCCCTTTGCCTCACCTCTATCTCTCAGGACACTTTATGTCTTTATAAACACAGCTCAGATAAATCACATACTAcataaagtctttcctgatctcaaCTGTTAGGGCCCTCTCCATAGTCTGGTAGATAGAGATGACCTTGGAACCAAGATTTGAGTTCAAGGCTTGCCTGACACTCATTGGCCATGTAATCCTGGGTAAGTGACTTCAACTCTTAGCACCATAGGCTAACTCTCCATGAGAAGATAACTGCAGAGAAAGGGCTATTCTGCATCAGGAGAGGGAATTTTCTCTTCTTAGAGTTCCCTAAACTAATAAAAGGCAGATATAACCCATATTCTCCTTCTCCCATTATTAGCTCCAATGGACATATTGCCTCTTCCAAAATAATTTCAGGTCTCTGAGCATAAACTTTGGAATTAAGGAGGACCTCCATTCAAATCTAATATCTGACACTAGCTGTATAAccatgtcatttaatctcttggaAACTCCAAGTATTTAAGACTAAGTGAATATATAGAGGTTGTAGAAGCATTCTGCATTACTAGATGGAACTTCCACCTAGGGATTTTCCCAtataaatttcatcttttctctagGTGAATAGAATTGTTTTCCCAGATAACAATCCCATTCATATATACCTTTCAAAAGTACTATAAGATAAACTACTAGTAGGAAGAGGAGTAGAAGGAGAACTTTGAGgctacaaaatactttacaaatattgtctcatttgattcttacgatagtcctgggaggtaggtaatatgattatccccattttaataaGTAATGAAATTGAGATAAAGTTAAGTGccttaagtatctgaggctggatttgaatttaggctttTCTCCAGACCCACAGATCTATCTGTGGTACAATGGGtaccttctccttccctccccaccctcctTGCCTCATTTATAAATGTTCAGGAGAACCTCATATTTGGAAAATACTAGATTCACTCAAGATTGAAAGATGGAAAGGACATTAAAGATCACTTAGTCCAAGCTCTCATCTGATAGATGAAGACACCGAGACCTGAAAAGAAGTGATTTCCTTAAGATTTTTgtcattcagttatgtctgactctttatgaccccatttggggttttcttgacaaaaatactgaaatagtttaccatttccttctccagatcattttacagataaagaaactgaggcaaaccagggtCACATGATTAGTGTTTGAGACTGGGTTTGAACTAAAGTCTTTCTGAGTCCAGCCCCACGACCTATTCACtgaaccatttagctgccccttgcCTAAGATATGACAAAGCTAGTAAGAATCAGGACTAGGATAAACCAGTCACTTCTGTATAAGGACCTCAGCTGGACTTGGAGAGGGGTTTAATAACCCTGGGCCAATGGGATTTCATGGGGTATATTCAGGGGGAAAGAATCATATCTTTATTGCTATtaacttttaactgaaatttagcaaatccttctactatttaaaaatattatttgagatCAGTCCAAAAATTCATCAATCTGTCACAGGGGTCTTGACATGCAAAAAATGGTTAAAAACGCCTGACCctgatgatttctaaagtctttgTAGTTCTGACATCTCATAATGCTATTTTCTGCTCCCTAAAAATAACCCACAGGCCTGTCTGCAAACAAGCCATTAAAACACATCAATCCTGTACATTTATAATAagcaaggaatttatttttttgagagtAAGATACTAAAAAATAGtgataccccccaaaaaaaaagtcattggagaatttttttcttaatgcacAGAACAGAAAGTTTAGAAAGAAAGACAATCAAAGACATTTGAAATATATGTACTGAATTtattgtaaacattttttaaaagcaagagaaCTGGGGTCCTATAATGAGCTTCCTTTTCTGTTCATCTTTGTATAAAGAAATGCTCCTGTCtcttcagaataataataataaaaaaatttattagcaTTGACCACACTATAAAATTGAAATGGAGCCGGGTCATGCTAATGAACCCACATACAAGTCATTCAAAGATTACCTAGTCCCTCCCCAGCATCCCTCAGAAAACCAATCCAAACCTCTGCACTAGGTCCACTCTCTCAGCTGGTACAAGTGTCCCCGTAAGAGGCTCCACCAGGACTCCATCTCCAGGTTTCACTCCCAAATTTTTTTGAACCCCTTCACTCAGGCCAACCTTCCTTCCAGGAAATCCTGCCACAGGCCATGCTGTGCAGACCTGTACTCAGGGAAGAAAACATAAGCTATTAATATCCTCAAGTACCTTTCCTCCAGAAGATCAGAAATAAACTGGCAGAATTCAAGAACTCTCACCTCTTGTTGTCCGGCCCCACTCGTAAGCAGTGCTGGCCGGCCAATACAGAGGTTGGCAGATTTCATCGTGTTAAGGCCAAGTTGTGAAAAGAAATTTTGGAATGTTTTGGGGATAGGGTCATCtgctacaaaagaaaaggaaaaaaaagacattattttttCTCTAGTACTTTAACAAAAATGACGATTTATATGGTTGGGAGTAAATTACAAAAATCATCTATTTGTATAATACATAAGAGCTTCCCCACATTGTTCATATTAATGCACACTGAAATcaggtggggagaaaggaaaaagcatttattaaatgctaagtAAAAAGCAAAGTGCTAAATGCCTTGGAATTATTAACTCATTAGAGATTCACAAAACCTCTGGCAGATAAGGGCTATTCTCACCCCCTTTACAATTTAAGAAATtgtaagtgacttacttagggttCCACAACAAGTGAATACCTAagactggatctgaactcaaaaagatgagtttttcagTGCTTTAACCATTATTAGGTACCAGGTACCTAATAAAAACTTACTTACTGACCGACTGACCTTCAGCAATGAAACTATAGGCAAAAGAActaggtttgaatcctgactctacCACCTACTAGGGGTGTGGGTTTGGATAAGGCATGgcccttctctgggtctcagtttccccaactataaagcAAGAAGGTTGCATGAGAGAAGACCTCAAAGGTATCTTCCGATTCCAAATAAATGGGTAAGCGGTGTAATTCTTGGAGACCACTCTAAGTCATAACACCGCCTGCCTGGCTTACCAAACACTTTggttggctagagtgacagggaaagataatgtggaatgttggaggggatatgggaaaacagggacactgatacattgttggtggaattgtgaacacatccagccattctggagagcaatttggaactatgctcaaaaagttatcaaactatgcataccttttgatccagcagtgctactactgggcttataccctaaagagatactaaagaagggaaaaggacctgtatgtgccaaaatgtttgtggcagccctgtttgtagtagctagaagctggaaaatgaatggatgcccatcaattggagaatggttgagtaaattgtggtatatgaacgttatggaatattattgttctgtaaggaatgaccagcaggatgaatacagagaggactggcgagacttacatgaactgatgctgagtgaaatgagcagaaccaagagatcattatatacctcaacaacaatattgtttgaggatgtattctgatggaagtggatctcttcgataaagagagctaattcagtttctttttttttttttttttttttttgaggtttcaatattttattcaagttGTATTTTTAAGTGGTGGTAAGTACAGCATTTGGAGGGGAAGGTGTCTAATTCCACACAATATGGAAGACTCTAAAATGTATCcattaattgctttaaaaaaaattagtgtgagAATACAACAGAAGTCCAATTTTGATTCCAGGTGATGTCATTATGTGAGCACAGTTTACAGACTTTTCCCTGCTTATAGTTCTGTGTCCTAGTAGCCTCTTTATGTAGAACTCAGCCAAAGTGAATGGAACCACAATGAGACTGGGAATTAAGTACTACATTACTGGCTTAATCACATCAAACTGGCTCCACAACAAAATGGTACAAAGTAGACACCTAAAGGACTATGCAGACAACTTTTGGCAGAAGTAACTAATCAAGACTGGAACAATTCATGAgaatgtgactttaaaaaaaagagtccaCATTTCATACTAGTTTTCATTCCATTAAGGAATGAGCCTCTTTCTATCCATTTAGGATAGATATGTAACCAAGTTGACTGCAATGGACCATGAATTCTCAGGAAGTCaagatttcattcatttaatcagtccacatttactaaatgcctacaTGTCATTGCCTTCCACTAGCAGCTAtctctagattaaaaaaaaaaaaaaaaaaaaggtggctcAATGCACCCTTTCAATCCTTAGAGAATTTTGAAAGCTGTTGTGGGAATCATCACATATCCCCTCAAAAGCCTGGAGCTGAAAGGACCTTTTTTCTGAGTCGGGTTTCTTCTGTATCTCTGAAAGGATAACACTTTAAAGCTGCGTCATCTTTAACCTGGAGGTCTAACATGATTTGATACATAGCAATACTTGCGTCCCAGACCTACAACATGAAAAGGTACACTAATTTCTGAAGGTAGCTAtcctgcaaaatattttaaaattaagtgattGTACAACTTCTTTTATGCTTGAAATTCCAGTCCTAGACCAAGCTTGTGGCCACCAGCATTGACATTCTTGCCATCCAGCAAAGCTGATAATGTCAGTTTGATACCTGGCTTTAGAGTCTGGGTGTAACCTAAGCCTATCAGGCTAGAGTTGTTCACTTTAGCAGAGAAAGAGGCATCAGGGTCAATCTGATATTTGGCTGCTATTCCAAAACGAGTGTTGCTATTTCCAGCTGTCCAGGCTAGGTTGACAGCAGTTTCCAACTTCTTGTTCACCTTCTGATAAATAGAGCCCCCAAATTCTGTGCCATCATTTACATTGGTGTGCAGCTGGAATTCATCAGTCTTGTAGCCAACAGCAAAGTTGCTCTGAGTCACCCGAGATTTAGAAGTTTCAAAATTCACTGGTACCCTGCCAACCAGCCTTCATAGCCAAGTACCACTCCTCGTATTGACGGTCCAGAAATATCAAAATCCATGTCACAGCCAAGATTGATATGTTCCCGCTTATATCCTGACTTAATCTTAGCACTTTTTTTCCCAGTGTTAGGTGAGAAGGACGAATCAAAGGTTAGCTTCAGTCCTCGTGCAAGCTGATCCTCAACAGTAATTTCAGTAACCAATGTATTGTCTGTGTTCCATTTTTCTATGAATGTCAAGCCATATTCAGaccatttgtattttgtttccaaACTGCCTGAAACTTTGCTGGTCTCAGTGTTTGCTGAACCTGAACTTGTAAATTCCAGTCCATTCTCAGATTTTGTTTTCAGATCCAGTTTTATTAAGCCAAATCCATAACCCTTAGTAAACACATCCCTGGCAGATTTTCCAAGGTCAGCATAAATAGGTGTTAcagccattttcttctcccagcGGACACAGCAGGACGAGCAGCAGGCGGCGGACACAGAGGCAAAGCGGCGGCAGCTTCTGCGGGGGATTGGGGCAGGGCGCGGACCAccgagctaattcagtttcaattgatcaaggatggacagaagcagcttcacccaaagaaagaacactggggaatgaatataaactgcttgcatttttgtttttcttccctggttatttataccttctgaattcaattctccctgtgcaacaagagaactatttggttctgcacacgtatattgtatctaggatatactgtaacctattcaacatgtaaaggactgcttgccatctgggggagggggtggagggagggaggggaaaaatcggaacagaaataagtgcaggggataatgctgtaaaaaaattaccctggcatgggttctgtcaattaaaagttatttaaaaaaataaaataaaatatttgaataagaaaacaaacaaacaaacactttGGGATCCCAAGCCAAACAGCACTCCGGCCTCTCCAGATAAGGAAAGGCTGGGGTCTCCCACCTCAAAGTCCTCGGAACaagtgaaaggaaaaagtaaaCCGTCGTGTGCTATTTTATAGTcacaggaaggaaaaacaaatacaaacccCTAATGGCTCAATAATCAGACTGTTGATAGTATTAATAATTGAGACCTTTCTTATTCTTAATCTCAGTGCTGGAAGCTACAGAACTGCCCTCAAAGCCTGGGAGACATGAGTTCAAGTCCCATTTAGGACCTCTCAAGATTGTGGAACCTCCCAAAAATCTCTAGGCAAGGTTCCCGGACCATAACAGGAAAGAAGGTGCTGATTCCTCATCAAGGATTCCCTctatcaatgacatcacagggaTAGTCTATCCCTCACGTGACACATAGTTAAGAGTTCTTAATTCTTTGCTCccctttcattcattcacatcAGGAAGAGCCAACTAGTTGCACAACACGGGTCAGACAGGGCCCTTCTAGCCCCACCCGCgtttgacagagaaggaaactgaggctcagagagaggaGGGACTAGAGAACGGCAGAGCCGGGGCAGATGCCAGCTGGCTGAATCCGGGGTGGTCGCGCGCCCCCCACGACCGGTTCCCTTTTCCCAAGGCTGGGAAGGGTTTCCCGGGAGCACACACGTGGTCGCAGCCCCCGCCCCTTTCGGCCAGTCCCGCCCTTTCTCCCATAGAGTTTTACCTTTTTCCACCAAATCCACTACAATCAGGCAGCCGGCCCCGGGGCCCGGGCCAGGGCCGGGGCCGGGCGTACCCGCGGGCGAGGGTCCGGGGGAGGCGGCGGGGGAGGCGCTGCCGGCGCCCTGACTCCGCCGCGATTTGCTTTTCTTGGAGGACATCCCGGGAGTGACTACTCGGCTCCGGATACAAGAGGAGCCCTGAGCCGCCGCCACAACGTGAGCGCAGAGAAAAACTTCCCGGGCAGAGGTTGCCGAGACtccgcccccgccccgccccgccgaAAGCCTCTGAGGCGAGAGCCTCCCCAAGCCTTGCAAACACCGCTGCTGAGTTCGGCTTCGTGGCCGTGCTGGGTCCTTCCCGCTTGGGATCTAGAGTTATCCCATCTCCTCCATCTTCCTCTAGGAGCTTAATCAGTCCTTCTGGAATTGTACCGACGTCCAGGGAGCAGAGgataaagaggaggaagaatatcTCGGGGAACAAAAATGCCGCCTTCCTGtttacacaggaggaaactgaggccagaggcTCTACTTCCCTGCATGAAATCTCCTTTCCAAAGGAGATGCATAGGGACTCGTGCTGCCCTCTGAGTGTGGTGTGCCCTCCTGGGTGTGTGAGGAGCAGGTCCTTGCGGCTCTAGCCGCC encodes:
- the LOC127541140 gene encoding LOW QUALITY PROTEIN: voltage-dependent anion-selective channel protein 1-like (The sequence of the model RefSeq protein was modified relative to this genomic sequence to represent the inferred CDS: inserted 1 base in 1 codon), whose product is MAVTPIYADLGKSARDVFTKGYGFGLIKLDLKTKSENGLEFTSSGSANTETSKVSGSLETKYKWSEYGLTFIEKWNTDNTLVTEITVEDQLARGLKLTFDSSFSPNTGKKSAKIKSGYKREHINLGCDMDFDISGPSIRGVVLGYEGWLAGYQXNFETSKSRVTQSNFAVGYKTDEFQLHTNVNDGTEFGGSIYQKVNKKLETAVNLAWTAGNSNTRFGIAAKYQIDPDASFSAKVNNSSLIGLGYTQTLKPGIKLTLSALLDGKNVNAGGHKLGLGLEFQA